The segment GTTGGTAACATAATGATCCCAGCTCCTAGCATATTGGCTGCTACCATTGTGGTTAGCTGGAATACAGACATTTTTTTAGCGGTGGTTTTCATGTATCAATCCCCTTTCAAAAGGTGAATTTTTTCTCGTCCATAATTCACTTAAATATAATATACCGCTAAGTAAATTCAGTTCGTGCTGTGATGGGCTTGAATGTGAATTTACCGTTGTTATTCTTATTACGAATTAAATAATAACACCTATGAACCCAAAATGAAAGTACTTTATTGGCGGACAAGCATTATTACACGAATTGAATAAATTATAGTTAATTTATCATCTAAAACGAACAGAACTCATTTTATCAATGACAGGGTATATTTTTACCCCATTTTATTCTGTGTATATATGTGATTTTTACTATCTATCATGGTTATAGTGTCGTAGTACAAGACTATTGTTTTCGCGCAGTCCACTGTATGCGTACACAAATTTACACTATTTTAATAGTAATTTATCAATTAGAATACCTCTTTTCTAGAAATTATCTATCATTCAAATAAAAAAATCGATATACACATAAGCTTAAAGGTTAATATAAAGCGCTTTAACATAAGACTTATATGTATATCGATCTTAAATTTTCAATGTCACATGTAACGATTACTCTGAATGTTACTCTTGTACAGGATGTGGCCCTAAATCAAAACATTAGGCTTACTAAAGCAGTTATGCTTGCACAGATTCAACAATTGCTTTCCACTGAGCAATTTGTTTTTCTTCTCCGGCGATAACAGCTTTACCATTGTTCCGTTGTCTTTCCACACATTCTGGCGCAGTACCAGAATAGTTATTACGGCCAGCTATGCAAGCTTCGATGGAAATGGCATCAAGGATATCTGCATCAAAGTGATCGGATATAGCTTTGAAATCGTCAACAGATAAATCAAGCAATACGCAACCTTTTTCAATGCAATGATGTACAGCATTACCTACGATTTCATGAGCTTCACGGAATGGAACGCCTTTTTTCGCAAGGTAATCGGCCATATCTGTAGCATTAGAGAAGTCATCATCGAGGACAGCTTTCATATGCGCCCCATTGACCTTCATACCACGGACCATAGCCGCATTAATGGACAATGCAAAGTGTACTGTATCGATAGCATCAAAAATGCCCTCTTTATCCTCTTGCATATCTTTATTATATGTAAGTGGCAAGCCTTTTAATGTAGTTAATAAACCTAACAAGTGGCCATAGGTACGACCTGTTTTACCACGAACAAGTTCACATACGTCAGGATTTTTCTTTTGTGGCATAATGCTAGAGCCTGTGCAGTGAGCATCATCGAGTTCAATGAAGTTAAACTCATTGGTAGACCACAAAATCAATTCTTCGCTAAGACGGCTCAAGTGCATCATCACAAGAGATGCAAAGGACAAGAATTCAACT is part of the Veillonella nakazawae genome and harbors:
- the argH gene encoding argininosuccinate lyase, producing the protein MAKLWGGRFTKGTDKAVEDFTSSIAFDARMYAEDIAGSKAHATMLAKQNIISDADRDAIVEGLTKIKGQIDKGEFPFSVALEDIHMNIEKRLTDDIGEAGGRLHTGRSRNDQCAVDLHMYVRKAVVEMGELIVDMQKALIETAEKYSDVIMPGYTHLQRAQPVLFGHHMMAYFSMLERDFDRLLMVFKHADIMPLGAGALAGSTYGIDQTYTQKLLGFSRIYENSMDAVSDRDYVVEFLSFASLVMMHLSRLSEELILWSTNEFNFIELDDAHCTGSSIMPQKKNPDVCELVRGKTGRTYGHLLGLLTTLKGLPLTYNKDMQEDKEGIFDAIDTVHFALSINAAMVRGMKVNGAHMKAVLDDDFSNATDMADYLAKKGVPFREAHEIVGNAVHHCIEKGCVLLDLSVDDFKAISDHFDADILDAISIEACIAGRNNYSGTAPECVERQRNNGKAVIAGEEKQIAQWKAIVESVQA